AAGCTAATTCTGGATTTTGGTGTATTTTATGTCGGAGATTAATTATTTTGTCCTCAATATCTTTAGCAAATTTTAATATTTTATCTTTTTCCATAAAACCCTCCTATTCTTTTATGACTCAAAAGTTTTATAAAATAAATTTAAAAGTCTTTCTAATTCTTTAATTGGAGTTTCATGGTCATCTACTCGAAGATCAATATACCGATCATTATATCCTCCATACCCGCCATTTTCTTTGACTACAAAAAGTGCAGCTGCCTGTTTACCTCTGCTGTCTCCTCCAGCTTTTTGTCCTGCTTTTAAACTGGCCATAAGTCTATCTGCTAAAGCACCTTTTTCATTTTGAAAAGTAGAAGCCATTTCTTCAATAGTTTTTTCATCAACTAAAATATTACCCTGAGCTGTAAAATTTTCACCTTTAACTGCTCCTGCCCATTCATGACATTCTTTTCCAGTGAAATTAGCTGAGTTACCTTTGGCATCCATAATTCCAATCTGTCTATGTTCTTTTTCCGGGTCATTTTCAACTAATAGTTCTATTACTTCTTTAGGAGATTTTCCTTCTTTTAAAAGAGAAAGTCCTCTGGGTCCATAAGTAGTATTTCCTTTAGCCTGAGTAGCAATAGCACCAACACCGGCTTCAGCCCAGGGAACTACTGAACCTACTGCCAAAAATTTGGATTGAACTGCAATACCCAATTCTTCTGTCTCTGGATCAAAAGCAACAATTGAAAAAGTAGCAATAGTTTCTTTATTCATTTACATCACCTCAATCAAATTATATTCAGTTAATTAGATATTTTCAAATGTTAATAACCTATAAAAGTAGCTATAGCTATAAAAATCCACCCTACCACAAGCACTTTTAATACCATAGGATAAATAAATTTAAACCATTTTTCAAATGGCACTCTTGCTAAAGCAAGCATAGCTAATAATCCACCCAAAGTAGGAACAATTAAATTCATTACTCCATCTCCAATTTGAAAAGCTATTACGGCGGTTTGTCTTGTTAAACCTACTAAATCACTTAAAGGTACCATTATAGGCATAGTAGCCATAGCCTGTCCACTTCCTCCAGGAATAAAAAAGTTAATAATCGAATGAGAAATAGTCATAAACCATCCTGAAACAAGAGGTGGAAACTGCTCTAATGGCACTGATAAAGCATAAGTTATAGTATCACCAATTTTACCATCCTGCAAAATAACTGTAAGACCTCTAGCTACACCAATTATTAGTGCACCACTAGTTAAACGTGAAGCTCCTTCAATCATCTTATCTACTAATTTATCAGAATCATATTTAGCAACAATACCGGTTAAAATTGCTCCTACCATAAATACTGTTGATATTTCTATTATATACCAGTGGTGCTGAAGAGTACCATAAATAATAGTGGCAATTATTGCAAATAATATAAAGATAACCTGTTTATGAGTACCATTTAACTCATATTCATTTATTTCTTTTGATAATTCTATATCTTCTGTATTAGCATTTTTAATTAAACTTTTTCTATCTCCACTTTTAACTTTCTTACCATAACTGGCTGTATGATGGGCTAAAACTATCAATGTCACAACCATAAATGCAAATCGCAAACCAAACCCTGAAAACATAGGTAACTCAGCAATTGCATGAGAAACACCTACAGTATAAGGATTAATAGGAGAAGTTGCAAATCCAAGCCCTATACCTCCTATTGCTATTCCTGCTCCTACCATTAAATCATACCCCATTGCCAGAGCAATCATAACTCCGATTGGAATAAGAGCTATATTATTTTCAAAGCCTACTACTGCTCCTAAAGCACCAAAAACGAAGGTCATAATCCAGATCATTTTTTGACCAGCATTAGAACTACCTTTAAGTTTTTGAACAATAACACCAAGTCCATTTTCTAATGCACCAGTTGATTCAATAACATTAAATAAAGCACCTGCAAAAAAAACGATAAAAATAATATTTGCTCCAGAAATCATACCTTTTGGAATTGATTGTAGTAAGCCTAGTATCCCAACCGGACTTTGTTCTACAAATTCAAAACTACCTGGAATTACTCCTATTCTACCATTACTCATTTCTTCTCTTGCAAATTCACCTGCTGGAATTATATAGGTCAAAATTGTAACTAATACAATAATAACCATTAAAAGGACATAAGCATTAGGAATTCTTTTATACCACTTCTTTTTACTACTGACTTCTTGATTTTTATTCATTATTTCACACTCCTTTAGATTAATTATCCAATATTTTTATGGTTTCTAACATAACTTCTGTTCCTTTTTTGATATCTTCCCAGTCGGTCCACTCTTCTGGACTATGACTTATCCCTTTATGACTTGGGACAAAGATCATTCCTGTGGGGGTAATTTCTGATAGAGGATTTGCGTCATGACCTGCTCCACTAATCATTTCTTTGTAATCATAATCTAATTTTTCTGCAGACTTTTTTATAGCTTCCTGAACTTCTTTATCTAAATACACACCTCCTTCATATAAAATATCTTCAATAATTAATTCTTTTTCAGATAAACTTTCTTTAATTTTTTTCATAACTTTATTTATTTTATCTTTTTTCATATCTCTTAATTCTATTGTAAATTCAGCTTTTCCAGGTATAACATTAACTGCTCCCGGCTCAACTTCAATTTCACCTACTGTTCCAACTAAATTTCCTCCAAGGTTATTAACATATTCATTAACTTTTATTATTAATCTACTTGCTTTTAGTAAAGCATCATCTCTTAAATTCATAGGAGTTGTACCTGCATGATTTGCCTCACCTTTCACAATAGCCTTATAGCGAGCAATACCAACAATCCCCTGGACCACTCCAATTGAAATTTCACCTCTTTCCAAAACTTCTCCCTGTTCAATATGCATTTCTAAATAATTTTTTATTTTATTTTTATCAATTTTAGTATTTTTTACTTTTTCAATACTTATTCCTTTATCTTTAAAAAATTCTATTTCTTTTTCATTTAATTCAATATCTCCAGTAAAACATCTGCTTCCTAAAGTTCCTCCAATTTCAGTTCCTTCTTCTCCAATAAAAACTGCCATAGTTAAATTATAATTATTAGTATAACCATTTTCTTTAAGGGTTTCTAAACTTTCTAATGCAGCTAAAACTCCTAAAGCTCCATCAAACATCCCCCCTTCTGGAACAGTATCAATATGGGAACCAACCATAACATGTTTATCAGTTTTCGGAGAATTTAAAGTACCAAATAAATTTCCAACTGAATCATGATAAACTTCTAATCCAGCTTTATGCATTAATTCTTCAATAAATTTATCTGCCTTATTATATTCTTCAGTATAAGGCAATCTTGTTATACCCTTATCACCATAAGGCAGATCTTTATTATTACCATTATATCCTTTCCATCCCAACTCAATTAAATTATTTTTCAACCTTTTCATATCTATTTTCATGAATCTCCACTCCTTTAAATTTTTATTTTATAAAATTCATTTTATTTTGATTTGTCTTACTATTTATTATATGCATCTATTGTACCAGCCTTAAAAACCTATTTTCATAGGATTAACAAAGATTCAAATGGGTTAAAATATTTTTCTATAAATATTGTACCCCATTTAATAGGAATATTGTTAACTTCCCCTTGACTACAAACCTAATAAAAAGATATACTTAGTTATAAGTTAAATATTAACTTCTATCATAAGAAAAAATAAGGGGGAAATTATTTTGTCTAAAAAAATAACAATCTTAGCTATTGATGAAAAAATCTCACTCTTTTTTAAAAATGAAATTGATAGAATTTTTAATGGTCTTTTTGAAATAGATTATCGAAGTGCAGATATGGATCCTATCCCAACTGTAAAGGAAACTGACCTTGTCCTATTTACTGACCCCGATATCCTTGATAAACTATATGATATTATAGAATGTAATGCGCCAACCCTTATGATGAAGAGAACTATTACCCGAAACGCTCTTGATAATTTAAAAAAACTACCTTCAGGAAAAAAAGCCCTTGTAGCAAATATTAATCAATATATGGCCAATGATACTCTTGCTCTACTTTATCAATTAGGTATAAATCAATTGAAACTACAACCTTTTTATAGAGGCTTAGAAAAAATCCCAAAAAATATTGACTATATCATCGCCCCTGAAAAATATGATTTTTTGCCAGAAATAGACTCCGAAATAATTATTATCGGAAATAGAGTTTTTGATATATCCAATATTATGGATATACTAAGTCTTTTGGAAGTAGAACGTAAAAAAGCAGAACAAATTGTTAAAAACTATATTTTCAGGGTGCCTACTTTCTGGTATGGAGCAAAATATAACTGGAACAAGAGAAATAATCAACCAGAAAAACTAACAGGTTATTTTTCCAAACATAAATTCAGTCATTTAATTGGAAAAAATAAAAAATTTTTAGCTACTAAAGAAAAAGCTAAAAAAATATCAGGAACTAATTCCACTATAATCTTATATGGAGAAACAGGAACTGGAAAAGAACTTTTTGCAGGAGCAATTCATAATGATTCTCCTCGAAAAAATAATCCCTTTGTTGCTATTAATTGTACTACCCTCCCTGAAAATCTTCTGGAATCTGAATTATTTGGTTATGAAAAAGGGGCTTTTACTGGAGCTAAAAAAGAAGGAAAAATTGGTCTTTTTGAAAGAGCAGATAATGGAACATTATTTTTAGATGAAATTGGAGATTTACCTCTCTCTTTACAAACAAGACTACTTCGGGTTCTTGAAGAAAAGGAAATTATGAGAATAGGTGGAGATTCAATTATACCAATTGATGTCAGAATCATTGCTGCCACAAATCGTAATTTGCAAGAACTTGTTAATAACGGACAATTTAGAAAAGATCTTTATTTTCGTCTTAATGTTTTTCAATTCCATATTCCTTCTTTAAGAGAAAGAAGAGATGATATCCTGCTTCTAATAGAACATTTTTTCGACAAATGGCAGGTCAATAGAAATATAAATCAGAATTTCATATCTTTTTACCAAAATTATAATTGGCCAGGAAATATTAGGGAATTGAAAAATGTATTAAAAAACATGATAACTCTTTCTCAGGATGATCTGAAACTTGAAAATTTACCTGATTATCTGAAAAATGAAGATAATTTCAATAAAAAAATAAAGAAAAATATAGTTTTAAAACTAATTTATATTTTAGAAGAAGAAAAAAAGGACACAGGCAGAAGAACCCTACTTAAAATATTTAAACAACTATATTTTTATATATCAGAAAAAAACTTAAGAGATATTATTAAGTTACTTGAAAAAAATAATTTTATTGACATAAATAAAGGACGAAAAGGAAATTCAATTACTAAAAACGGTAAGAAATTTTTAGAGGAAAATAATTATATTAGTGAT
This DNA window, taken from Halanaerobiales bacterium, encodes the following:
- a CDS encoding DUF1028 domain-containing protein, with translation MNKETIATFSIVAFDPETEELGIAVQSKFLAVGSVVPWAEAGVGAIATQAKGNTTYGPRGLSLLKEGKSPKEVIELLVENDPEKEHRQIGIMDAKGNSANFTGKECHEWAGAVKGENFTAQGNILVDEKTIEEMASTFQNEKGALADRLMASLKAGQKAGGDSRGKQAAALFVVKENGGYGGYNDRYIDLRVDDHETPIKELERLLNLFYKTFES
- a CDS encoding AbgT family transporter; translated protein: MNKNQEVSSKKKWYKRIPNAYVLLMVIIVLVTILTYIIPAGEFAREEMSNGRIGVIPGSFEFVEQSPVGILGLLQSIPKGMISGANIIFIVFFAGALFNVIESTGALENGLGVIVQKLKGSSNAGQKMIWIMTFVFGALGAVVGFENNIALIPIGVMIALAMGYDLMVGAGIAIGGIGLGFATSPINPYTVGVSHAIAELPMFSGFGLRFAFMVVTLIVLAHHTASYGKKVKSGDRKSLIKNANTEDIELSKEINEYELNGTHKQVIFILFAIIATIIYGTLQHHWYIIEISTVFMVGAILTGIVAKYDSDKLVDKMIEGASRLTSGALIIGVARGLTVILQDGKIGDTITYALSVPLEQFPPLVSGWFMTISHSIINFFIPGGSGQAMATMPIMVPLSDLVGLTRQTAVIAFQIGDGVMNLIVPTLGGLLAMLALARVPFEKWFKFIYPMVLKVLVVGWIFIAIATFIGY
- a CDS encoding M20 family metallo-hydrolase; translated protein: MKIDMKRLKNNLIELGWKGYNGNNKDLPYGDKGITRLPYTEEYNKADKFIEELMHKAGLEVYHDSVGNLFGTLNSPKTDKHVMVGSHIDTVPEGGMFDGALGVLAALESLETLKENGYTNNYNLTMAVFIGEEGTEIGGTLGSRCFTGDIELNEKEIEFFKDKGISIEKVKNTKIDKNKIKNYLEMHIEQGEVLERGEISIGVVQGIVGIARYKAIVKGEANHAGTTPMNLRDDALLKASRLIIKVNEYVNNLGGNLVGTVGEIEVEPGAVNVIPGKAEFTIELRDMKKDKINKVMKKIKESLSEKELIIEDILYEGGVYLDKEVQEAIKKSAEKLDYDYKEMISGAGHDANPLSEITPTGMIFVPSHKGISHSPEEWTDWEDIKKGTEVMLETIKILDN
- a CDS encoding sigma 54-interacting transcriptional regulator, which translates into the protein MSKKITILAIDEKISLFFKNEIDRIFNGLFEIDYRSADMDPIPTVKETDLVLFTDPDILDKLYDIIECNAPTLMMKRTITRNALDNLKKLPSGKKALVANINQYMANDTLALLYQLGINQLKLQPFYRGLEKIPKNIDYIIAPEKYDFLPEIDSEIIIIGNRVFDISNIMDILSLLEVERKKAEQIVKNYIFRVPTFWYGAKYNWNKRNNQPEKLTGYFSKHKFSHLIGKNKKFLATKEKAKKISGTNSTIILYGETGTGKELFAGAIHNDSPRKNNPFVAINCTTLPENLLESELFGYEKGAFTGAKKEGKIGLFERADNGTLFLDEIGDLPLSLQTRLLRVLEEKEIMRIGGDSIIPIDVRIIAATNRNLQELVNNGQFRKDLYFRLNVFQFHIPSLRERRDDILLLIEHFFDKWQVNRNINQNFISFYQNYNWPGNIRELKNVLKNMITLSQDDLKLENLPDYLKNEDNFNKKIKKNIVLKLIYILEEEKKDTGRRTLLKIFKQLYFYISEKNLRDIIKLLEKNNFIDINKGRKGNSITKNGKKFLEENNYISDNNHELKEKIKNSF